A single Deinococcus roseus DNA region contains:
- a CDS encoding ribbon-helix-helix domain-containing protein, with translation MGSKRLHTNAEKVSVTLPPDLVRFAEEFQLAHGLSSRSEVLAQALHLLQEQELREAYRAASQEWDGSKDQRLWEGTSEDGLDDSRW, from the coding sequence ATGGGATCTAAACGCCTCCACACCAATGCAGAAAAAGTCAGTGTCACGTTGCCACCAGACCTGGTGCGGTTTGCAGAAGAATTCCAGCTGGCCCATGGCCTGTCCAGCCGCAGTGAAGTGCTGGCCCAGGCTTTGCACCTGCTTCAGGAGCAGGAACTCCGGGAAGCTTACCGGGCTGCCAGTCAAGAGTGGGATGGAAGCAAAGACCAGAGGCTGTGGGAAGGCACCTCCGAAGATGGTCTGGACGATTCGAGGTGGTGA